CCCACCCCTAACCATCCCCCAGCAAAACCATTTATTCCGGTCTTTTGGGCATACCCAAGAGACCCCCCAAAGGCACCGGGGTTAGGCGTAACGTAGGAATCGGACAGTACCATCGCCAGCCCGTCGGCCCCATTGCCACCATAAGCATATTGGCGAAACTCTACGGAAATGTAATTACCCGCAGCAGGGAAAACCGCACCCAAAGTTGCGGAGGTCGACTCTTTTGTAGCCGCACTGGTCAAACGCAAGCGATTATTGATGAAATTTGGAGTATAGGCATTACTCCCGGAAGAACTTACCGTCCAAGCTGAATTCAATATAGCAGAACTAAGACTAGTTCCGTTGAAGCTATCGCAATAGCAGGTGACTCCTGCTGGGACGAAGGCAGGCGTGGGGCACTGTCCCGTTGGTGCGGAACAGCGGTCATAACTACGGGAGGCATCCCCCGGGTCTGTCAAGGAATTCAGGTCGGAGGAGCACACTCCCACAACCGAACTGGATTTATCAATAGTCAAAGCGCTGGACCAGGCACCAGCGGTAACATTTCCATAGACTGTAGTATTGGTACTCAAATTAACCGTATTATTGGTCGAAATACTTACAGAGTTAGTAGATGTACCAATAGTGCTCCCCCCAACCGAAATAGCGACACCATTTCCGCCCGCGACACTTCCTGACGGAATAGTCGTATTGGCAATACTAATGGTTCCCGCACTCGCCGTCACATTCCCGGTAACCGTACTCCCGGTCAAGGTTACGCCACTACTATTGCCATTGGCTCCGCTATTTAAAGTAGCGCCACTAGCAAAAACACCGTTACCACTTACAGCACCAGAAATAGTACCACCGGTAATAGACACTTTACCGCTACTATCGGTCACAGCGCCCGTTACACTGGTGTTTGTTAAGGTAAGGCCATTACCCTTTGCAGTCACATCGCCATAAATAATGCTGGAACTACCCGAATTAGGCTGATTGGCCGCCATGGAATTATTTGAGACGGAAATATCAACGCTATCGGTGGGGTCCCCGATAGTATTATTTCCATCCAGAACCAAGGTTCCAGAAGAAATCACAAGGGCAATGGAAGTTGACGCAGAAATAGTATCTCCATTTTTTAATTCAATACTTCCTGAGCAGGTGAACTGCGAATTGCCATATGTCCAGGTACCATTATTGCAATTCGGTAGATTGCTGGTCAGCCACCAGTTCCACCAATTAGCAGAAAAATAGTAATCCGTAGCACAGGCTAACGGAGAAACAAAAAAAGTTACCAACAGCAGCAAAACGGCTACCGACCTACGTTCAAAAAATTGTATGAACCGCCATTTCAGTAAATAATTCATAGCGTCACCTCAATTCTTCGCTCGATATAGCCAGCACCCGGATTAGTGGTATTGGGACAAGCCCCGTTAGTCGGTTGATTACAGGCCACGGCTACAATGGAATAGACCACGGGATTGGAAACGGCCGCCGTACAGGTCACAGACACCGTAAATCCGGATAAGGTCGGCGCCGCCGGGGAAAAAGACTGGGGGGTAGCCACACAGGAGCCGTTGATGGATTGCCGATAAAGCCCCCATTCAATCCCGGCTCTGGCCGCCTGATAGGCCTGGCTCCCCTGGGCTTCCATCCCCAGCCGGGCGTTTTCTCCGGAAAAGAGATTGACCATGGCCGCCGCAATGGCGGCTAAGACCACAAGAATAAACAGGGCGGTGGCGATGGCAAAACCCGCCGAGCGCTTCTGTAGCAACACTTTCCTTGGCGTACTCATGGGGTGTTATCCACGTGGATTTCCCGGAACAGGCTAACGCAGTCACCGCCCCCCTGCCCCGCAGCGGAAGAGACATTCAGGGTGATACTCAACAGGCCGGAACGGGTGGCCCCCGGGTTGTTGGTGTAATTCACCGAACAGGTGATATGGTCCGCGACCATGGCCGAGCTGCCCGCTCCGGTCTGGCCGCTGAATCCATATTTCCAGTAGCGCATCAACTTGCCCCCATTACTCTGAGGGCAGGCCCCATTGGAGATGGCAGCCGGACAGGTATAGGCCACCGCCTGCTGGCTGGCGGGGACCACCTGAAAGCGGCTATTGGGGGATGGCAGGGGGGGGCTTTGGGCGGCAAAGGGATTGGCGCTGAGGGTCACCGTATTACCGGCAATCTTGCTGATGGCCGCCCGATTGGTGCCTGCATAGGCATTGCCCGGGTTGTCCCCGATGTTGAAGACCACGATGGAATCCCCCACTGCCATGCCCTGGGGCATGGGCCCCACCACATCGAAGGAGGTGGCAGCGGTATTGGTGAAATCCAGGGGGTTGCCTGCCTGTCCATCCCCCATATCCCGGTAACGGCCGCCCCCGCTGGTCATAATGAACTCAATGGTATTCACGCCCCCTGCCTGGGTAACCCGCAGGGAATTGGGCAGGGCCAAGTGCACGTCCCGGGATAAACGGCGCAGCGCGGTATCCGCCACATCGGTCATATCCGCCCGGCGGGAGGAATCCATATAGGTGACGAAGGGCAAGCGCATGACGGTGGCGACAATAGCCACCAGAATGCCCATAACCACCATGGACACAATGGCTTCGACGAGGGTGAAGCCCCCCTGGCGGAGGATCGGTTGGAGAGGGGTATTCATGGCAAGGTCGTGGGAGCGTAGCGGGCCCGGTAGCCTTCCAGGGTGACACTGGCCGCCCCGTTGGTAACCGTTACCCGGATACGCAGTACGTTCATGGTGGAAGCATCGTTGGCAGAGGCGGGAGCGGCGGATCCAATCTGGGCGCCCCCAGGCCCCAGGGCTTCCGGGATTAGCTGGATGGAAGCGGAATACCCGGCCGGGCTCGCCCCAATGCCAGTCAGGTCCGGGATGGGGCTGGCCAGGGTATAAACGCCGCCGTTGGCGGTGGCATAGTCCGGCACGTTGTTGAAGGGATTGGTGCTACTCCCCCGCTGTTCCCCATTGGCCGGGCCCAGGCCCTGGACCATGGAGCTACATCCGGTACCGCCCTTGGTGGCGGATGTAGCCGTGGCCGCTTGAGCGTCCGCCGGGTCGCAGTAGGTGAAAGGCTGCATTTCCACCTCTTCCAGCAAGGCTTCCGCAATGGCCAGGCACTGCTTCTGCACCAGGGGGTCCGTATTGCTGCGGGTCACGTAATTGATGACGGAGAGTATGCCCAGCAGACCCACGCTCACCACCACAATAAAGACCAGCAGCTCAATCAGGGTCATGCCCCGGGCCTGGGCCGCCCCCACCCAACTGGGGCGAAAACTATTGGACGGAGCCATGGACATAGCCACTCTCCCCTTCCACGGTGACGCTCCAGGTGCCGCCCCTATTGATCTTATAAATTTGGGGGTCCACCAAGTTTCCTTTTTCGTCGGCCGGACGGCCCAGGGGGTCAAACTGGAGGCTAGCAGGCCCGGTGAGGGTCACCCCGGCGCCGGGGCAAACCTGATTGGTAACGTTGGCCGCACAATGACTATCCGCCACGGGCAGGGCCACCCCCACCCCTTTGTCGCCACAGGCGGAGCAGCTGCCCCCGGTATCAAAAGGTAGATTGTTGCCGTCCTGTAGTACGGCCAAACTACTGTCCTGCAACAACTGAACGCAGACACAACGACGGGAAGAAATGGCCAGCTGGTGGGCGAACTGGAGGGTGGAGCGGACCCGGTCGTAATAGCCCCGGTCTTCCACGGAAAGCATACTCAGCTTGGGGCCGATCACCGCCGCCAGGATGCCCACGATGACAATGGTGGTAATCAGCTCCACCAGGGTAAATCCCCGGCTGGGAACGGGGCCCGGCCCAATCCCGGCCCGCCTCCCGGTGCCAGCGGTACGGCGACGGCTCCCTTTCCCGACGATGCAAGCAAGCACTGCGCGCACTCCCTTTTTAGCCTTCCCCTGGGAGGAAGTATAACGGAACCACTCCGGCCCCATTCCGTTCCCTAGGGCTGGCAGACCTTCAAATCCGGGGCTTTCTGCCCTTCCGCCTTAGCCAGGGCCTTTGTCAAAGCCGCCAGCGCCTCTTCCGCCCCGGATTTCTTCTCCTTTTCCGCCGGGGTCCTGGTCCCCCGGGCAGCTAGGGCTAAATAGCGGCAAGCTTCTTCCGTCTTCCCCCGGGCCAGCAGGGTATTACCCAGCAGGCGCCGGGTAACCGGCTCCCCGGGCAGCACTTGCAGGGCGGCCCGCAGCTTGGCTTCCGCCGCGGCCCCCTTACCCGCCAGCCCCAGGTTAATGCCCTGAAGATTCAGACAGGTGCCCTTGAGGGGTGCCGGTATGGCCGCTTTTCCCCCCAAGGCCAGCACCTGATCACAACTGTGGGCGGCGGCGTTCAGGTCATTGCGCCCCAACTCCATGGCAATCATTTTCGCCAATACGGGGAAATTACCCGGATGTTGCTGGGCAAACTCCGCCAAGCTAGCTTCCCCTTCCTTGCCCTTGGCCAGCTGAAGAAAGCCCATGGCCCGGTTAATGGCCACATAGCCCGAATCCGGGTTATCCAACTGGGCCCAGGTCCACAGGGTCAAATCCCGCTGCCACAGGGGGGCCGTAACGCTCACCGTGTAGGCCGCTCCCATGAGCCACAGGCCCGCCACCAACAGTTTGGCGTAGGTAAAGGCCTGACGCCGGGTCTCCGCCCCGGCAGCCACGGGGCCATCGACCCAGGCCGCCACCGCCAGGGCAAAAAAGACAGCGGGCAGCATGAGGAAACGATCCTGATAGAAGCTGTCCGCAATGGTCATGGGGCGGAGGTTAATGACGGGCACCACCGCCACCAGGGCCAGCAGGGAGTAGCCGGCGATCCGCCCCCAGGGGCCGTTCCGGGCCACGCCCCCCAGCAGCACCCAGGGCAGCACCAGAGCACCGATCAGGGCCCCCAGGGCCCAGCGGTCATGGGCAGCAATGGGCAGCAGGGTGCTATGCACCGGGGAGACGGAGGCGAAGGGAAACACCATGGTGCGGCAATAGGCCATGAGGGATTTACCCACCAGCAGGGCATGCTGCCAGGGCGTACCGGCCCCCTGGGGAATCTGACGCACCGGATGGAGCAGATAGCCCAGCACCCCGTAGCGAATGGCCAGGTAGGCCAGACCGGTGACCAGGAGTCCAAGCCAGAGGCGCCATTGGGGCAACAAACTCCGCCCCAGGGCAGCCTTCAGGGACAGGCCACCCCGACGCTGGTCGAGAAACACCAACCCCACCATGAGCAGGGGGAAGGGCGCCACGGATTCCTTGCAGAAAGCCGCCAGGAAAAAGCCCAGGCAGAGCACCACGACGGACGTCCAGCGCCCCCGGGTCAGCCGCCAGGCCCAGAGGCCGAGCAGCAGAAAAAAGGTGGCCATCAAGTCGAAGCGGCCGGAAATCCAGGCCACCGCCTCCACCAGGGCCGGGTGGAGACCGAAAAACAGGGCGCCCAAAATGGCCCCCAGAAGGGAAGCGCCGCTACGCCGGATAAAGTCGAAAAGCAGGGCCGTACTGGCCAGATGCAAGACCAGATTGGTGACGTGGGGAATGGCCGGGTTTAGCCCCCCCCAGACCCCCTCGGGGAAAAAGGAGGCCAGCGCCAGGGGCCGGTAATAGTCCGCCGAGAGCACCAGGGGCGCCCCCAGGGTCGGCCAGAAGTGACGGAAGCTACGGAAGGTGTCCCCTTTGAGGAAGAAGGTGTAGTCATCCCAGACGTAGCCGTAATCCCAGACGCCCCAGTAGGAAAACAACACCATGAACAGGCACAGGGCCAGGCCCAGCAACACCCGGTGCCGGGCCACAAAGGGATTTTCGAGAATGGAAGACATGGCAACAGGCAGTTTCAAAAAGCGGGGGCACCGGCCCCGGGGACCAGGCGCACCAGGGCGCTCCCCGGTTCTCCGGACGCCTGGAAGCGGATAATGGCTGCCCGCAAGGCGGCGGCACTGGCCCCATCCACCCCATAAAGGGAAACCACGCTGGAAGCCGGGGTAATCCGGGGCGGGGGCAGGAGCAAGACCCCCACCTTGATCCAGGAGGAAGGCCGCCGGGGAAACCAGTTATCGTAAATGAAGGCGTAGCGCACCCCGTGGGCCGCCATGAGCTGGCCCATCCAGGCCCCATCCCGGGCCGTGCGGCGGTAATTGAGGGCCTCCCGGGAGCCTAGGCCCCACAGATCCAGCACATATTGTCCCGAGTTATAGGCCATCCATCCAAGGTCGTTCACCGCTACCGGGGACTTCAGAAAATCCCGGTTCAGCAGGCTCATCTGGTATTGCTGGTCGTGGATATTGCGGGCGGCAGCGGGGGTCAGCATGGTGCAGATGCGCAGCACGGGAAAAAACCAGAGCAGCACCATCACCATCAGGACCGCCCAGACGGCCTGACCCTTGGGAAGCCGCTCCTGTTCCAGGAACCGCCCCACCATGAGGAAACCGTACATCAGGAAAAAGACCTCATAGCGGCCAAACCAGCCATAGCGCCCGCCGGCCAGATACAGCAAGGCAGGACCAAGCAGGAGGAAAAAGACCTCCTCCGCCCGGCGCCGCACCAGAAGAAATATCGTGGCTCCCAGCAACAGGACCCAGTAGGGCCACAGGGCAAAAAGATTGGCCAGAGCATTGAGGCCCATGCCGCCCAGGGGATGGCCCTGGCCCAGGACGGACTTCACCATGATGGAAGCGGGCAGATAGTCCAGACCCAGGGCCAACAAAAAGAGGGAAAAAGCCCCCAGCAAGGCGACGGAAGCGCCCAGGGAAACCAGGGACGCCTTACGCTGCCCCCGCCAGAAGGCATAGGCCAGGAGGGGCAGGGTAATGGCCCCATCCTCGTAGCGCACCAGGGGCAGCAGTACGGCCAGCCAGTAAAAGAGCGGTGGAGGCTGATCCCGGTCCCACAACGTCACCAGCCACACCACCAGAAAGACCTGGAGGGAATGTTCCAGGCCGGTAAAAACCAGTCCGTAGATATTCAGGAGATAAAGCAGGGCCAAGCTTAGGATGGCACTCCACCACCACTTCCAGAAGCGGGAGAAATAGCGAAAGAGCAGGAGGGCGGTACCGCCGCAGGCCAGGGTGTTGATAACCAAGGGCAGCCAGTCGAAATGGGGCAGCCGGGCCCAGGGGGCCAACAGAAAGGGCCACAGGATGCTGGAAGACGGCGCATCCACTTCCCCCGGATTCAGGCCGTAATGGCCCAGGTTCAGTTGTTTCGCCAGGGCCAGATGGATGTAGGGATCATCCAGGGTATAGAACATTCCCCCGCACTGGGCGTAGATCAGCCAACCCAGCCAGACTAGAGGCAGGGACAGCAACACGGCCCAGCCCAGGGAAACTTTGAGGGATGAAGAATGAGCGCCAAACATGGGCAGAAACCCGCTCCCTTTCAGGGAAATTCAAATCCAATCCAGCCAACAAAAAACGGCCCCAAGGGCCGCTTTTTGTTGGTTCGGAAACGCCCTAGCAACCGGAAGACGTAATGGTGTAGGTGGGTTGGGTGCCAGCAGCAGTAGGCGCCGTATAGCTGATATTGCAATTGGCTTGGGCCGTACCCCCCGTACCGTAGGACAGGGTAT
This sequence is a window from Azospira inquinata. Protein-coding genes within it:
- a CDS encoding type II secretion system protein, translated to MNTPLQPILRQGGFTLVEAIVSMVVMGILVAIVATVMRLPFVTYMDSSRRADMTDVADTALRRLSRDVHLALPNSLRVTQAGGVNTIEFIMTSGGGRYRDMGDGQAGNPLDFTNTAATSFDVVGPMPQGMAVGDSIVVFNIGDNPGNAYAGTNRAAISKIAGNTVTLSANPFAAQSPPLPSPNSRFQVVPASQQAVAYTCPAAISNGACPQSNGGKLMRYWKYGFSGQTGAGSSAMVADHITCSVNYTNNPGATRSGLLSITLNVSSAAGQGGGDCVSLFREIHVDNTP
- a CDS encoding type IV pilus modification PilV family protein, whose amino-acid sequence is MAPSNSFRPSWVGAAQARGMTLIELLVFIVVVSVGLLGILSVINYVTRSNTDPLVQKQCLAIAEALLEEVEMQPFTYCDPADAQAATATSATKGGTGCSSMVQGLGPANGEQRGSSTNPFNNVPDYATANGGVYTLASPIPDLTGIGASPAGYSASIQLIPEALGPGGAQIGSAAPASANDASTMNVLRIRVTVTNGAASVTLEGYRARYAPTTLP
- a CDS encoding pilus assembly FimT family protein, with the translated sequence MELITTIVIVGILAAVIGPKLSMLSVEDRGYYDRVRSTLQFAHQLAISSRRCVCVQLLQDSSLAVLQDGNNLPFDTGGSCSACGDKGVGVALPVADSHCAANVTNQVCPGAGVTLTGPASLQFDPLGRPADEKGNLVDPQIYKINRGGTWSVTVEGESGYVHGSVQ